The following coding sequences lie in one Arabidopsis thaliana chromosome 3, partial sequence genomic window:
- the GSL04 gene encoding glucan synthase-like 4 codes for MSHEIVPVDPIDVPSTSYSRPILGPREDSPERATEFTRSLTFREHVSSEPFDSERLPATLASEIQRFLRIANLVESEEPRIAYLCRFHAFEIAHHMDRNSTGRGVRQFKTSLLQRLELDEEFTVRRRKEKSDVRELKRVYHAYKEYIIRHGAAFNLDNSQREKLINARRIASVLYEVLKTVTSGAGPQAIADRESIRAKSEFYVPYNILPLDKGGVHQAIMHLPEIKAAVAIVRNTRGLPPPEEFQRHQPFLDLFEFLQYAFGFQNGNVANQREHLILLLSNTIIRQPQKQSSAPKSGDEAVDALMKKFFKNYTNWCKFLGRKNNIRLPYVKQEALQYKTLYIGLYLLIWGEASNLRFMPECLCYIFHHMAYELHGVLTGAVSMITGEKVAPAYGGGHESFLADVVTPIYMVVQKEAEKNKNGTADHSMWRNYDDLNEFFWSLECFEIGWPMRPEHDFFCVESSETSKPGRWRGMLRFRKQTKKTDEEIEDDEELGVLSEEQPKPTSRWLGKTNFVETRSFWQIFRSFDRMWSFFVLSLQALIIMACHDVGSPLQVFNANIFEDVMSIFITSAILKLIKGILDIIFKWKARNTMPINEKKKRLVKLGFAAMWTIILPVLYSHSRRKYICYFTNYKTWLGEWCFSPYMVAVTIYLTGSAIELVLFFVPAISKYIETSNHGIFKTLSWWGQPRLYVGRGMQETQVSQFNYAFEIKPLIEPTRLIMKVGVRNYEWHEIFPEVKSNAAAIVAVWAPIMVVYFMDTQIWYSVYCTIFGGLYGVLHHLGEIRTLGMLRGRFHTLPSAFNASLIPHSTKDEKRRKQRGFFPFNLGRGSDGQKNSMAKFVLVWNQVINSFRTEDLISNKELDLMTMPLSSEVLSGIIRWPIFLLANKFSTALSIAKDFVGKDEVLYRRIRKDEYMYYAVKECYESLKYILQILVVGDLEKKIISGIINEIEESIRQSSLLEEFKMAELPALHDKCIELVQLLVEGSAEQLQVEKSEELHGKLVKALQDIFELVTNDMMVHGDRILDLLQSREGSGEDTGIFMRVIEPQLFESYGEWRCIHFPLPDSASLSEQIQRFLLLLTVKDSAMDIPENLDARRRLSFFATSLFMDMPDAPKVRNMMSFSVLTPHYQEDINYSTNELHSTKSSVSIIFYMQKIFPDEWKNFLERMGCDNLDALKKEGKEEELRNWASFRGQTLSRTVRGMMYCREALKLQAFLDMADDEDILEGYKDVERSNRPLAAQLDALADMKFTYVVSCQMFGAQKSSGDPHAQDILDLMIKYPSLRVAYVEEREEIVLDVPKKVYYSILVKAVNGFDQEIYRVKLPGPPNIGEGKPENQNHAIVFTRGEALQTIDMNQDHYLEEAFKMRNLLQEFLRNRGRRPPTILGLREHIFTGSVSSLAWFMSYQETSFVTIGQRLLANPLRVRFHYGHPDVFDRIFHITRGGISKSSRTINLSEDVFAGYNTTLRRGCITYNEYLQVGKGRDVGLNQISKFEAKVANGNSEQTISRDIYRLGQRFDFFRMLSCYFTTIGFYFSSLISVIGIYIYLYGQLYLVLSGLQKTLILEAKVKNIKSLETALASQSFIQLGLLTGLPMVMEIGLEKGFLIAFQDFILMQLQLAAFFFTFSLGTKTHYFGRTILHGGAKYRPTGRKVVVFHANFSENYRLYSRSHFIKGFELMILLVVYELFKHTSQSNMAYSFITFSVWFMSFTWLCAPFLFNPSGFTWEIIVGDWRDWNRWIKEQGGIGIQQDKSWQSWWNDEQAHLRGSGVGARCLEIILSLRFFVYQYGLVYHLDITQSNTNIIVYALSWVVILATFFTVKAVDLGRQLFSTRKHLVFRFFKVFVFVSILTIIITLANICHLSVKDLLVSCLAFLPTGWGLILIAQAVRPKIEGTSLWEFTQVLARAYDYGMGVVLFAPMAILAWLPIISAFQTRFLFNEAFNRRLQIQPILAGKKKNR; via the exons ATGTCTCACGAAATCGTCCCCGTTGATCCCATTGATGTTCCTAGCACGAGTTACTCACGGCCAATTCTGGGTCCTCGTGAAGATTCGCCGGAACGTGCTACCGAGTTCACGAGATCCCTAACTTTTCGGGAACATGTGTCGTCGGAGCCTTTTGATAGCGAGAGGCTTCCAGCGACATTAGCTTCCGAGATTCAGAGGTTTCTTCGTATTGCTAACTTGGTTGAGTCTGAGGAACCTCGAATTGCTTATCTAT GCCGATTTCATGCTTTCGAGATAGCCCACCACATGGATAGAAACTCTACCGGAAGAGGTGTACGGCAGTTCaaaacttctcttcttcaaaggCTTGAACTG GATGAAGAGTTCActgtgagaagaagaaaggagaagagtGATGTTCGGGAACTCAAACGTGTTTATCATGCTTACAAGGAATATATTATCAGACATGGTGCAGCTTTCAATTTGGATAACAG TCAGCGAGAGAAGTTGATTAACGCACGCAGAATTGCTTCTGTTTTGTATGAAGTTCTCAAGACAGTCACAAGTGGCGCTGGCCCGCAG GCCATTGCGGATAGAGAAAGTATTCGAGCAAAATCTGAATTTTATGTGCCGTATAACATTCTTCCTCTCGATAAAGGAGGGGTACACCAAGCAATTATGCATCTGCCTGAG ATTAAAGCTGCTGTTGCAATTGTACGTAACACTCGCGGGTTGCCTCCTCCAGAGGAATTTCAGAGACACCAGCCTTTTCTGGATTTATTTGAATTTCTGCAGTATGCCTTTGGGTTCCAG AATGGAAATGTTGCCAATCAGAGAGAGCATCTGATTCTACTACTCAGTAACACCATTATACGGCAACCACAGAAGCAGTCTTCAGCTCCAAAG TCTGGTGATGAGGCAGTAGATGcattgatgaagaagttttTTAAGAACTACACGAACTGGTGCAAATTTCTTGggagaaaaaataacattag GTTGCCCTATGTGAAACAGGAAGCCCTACAATATAAAACATTGTATATAGGACTCTACCTTCTCATATGGGGAGAGGCGTCGAACTTGAGGTTCATGCCAGAGTGCCTGTGTTATATTTTCCACCAC ATGGCATATGAATTGCATGGAGTTTTAACCGGTGCAGTTAGTATGATAACTGGGGAGAAGGTTGCTCCAGCATATGGTGGAGGACACGAATCTTTCCTTGCGGATGTAGTTACTCCCATATACATGGTTGTCCAAAAG GAAGCTGAGAAGAATAAGAATGGAACTGCTGATCATTCTATGTGGAGAAACTACGATGATCTGAACGAGTTCTTCTG GTCTCTTGAATGCTTCGAAATAGGTTGGCCAATGCGTCCCGAGCACGATTTTTTCTGTGTAGAATCATCAGAAACCAGTAAACCAGGGAGATGGCGAGGAATGCTTAGATTTCGCAAGCAGACAAAGAAAACGGATGAAGAAATAGAGGATGACGAAGAACTTGGG GTTCTCAGTGAGGAACAACCTAAACCAACCTCAAGATGGCTGGGGAAGACAAATTTTGTAGAGACTCGTTCCTTTTGGCAGATATTCCGGAGCTTTGACAGAATGTggagtttctttgttttgtccCTAcag GCATTGATAATTATGGCTTGTCATGATGTGGGATCTCCACTCCAAGTGTTTAATGCTAATATATTCGAAGACGTCATGAGCATTTTCATTACCTCAGCAATTctaaagcttataaaag GTATTCTTGACATAATCTTCAAGTGGAAAGCAAGAAACACAATGCCGatcaatgaaaagaagaagcggTTGGTGAAGTTGGGCTTTGCTGCGATGTGGACTATTATTCTACCAGTGCTGTATTCTCATTCAAGAAGGAAATACATTTGTTATTTCACAAATTACAAAACCTGGCTTGGTGAATGGTGTTTTTCTCCATACATGGTGGCAGTCACGATATACCTGACAGGAAGTGCAATTGAGTTGGTCTTGTTTTTCGTTCCTGCCATCAGCAAATACATTGAGACCTCCAATCATGGCATCTTTAAAACTTTGTCTTGGTGGGGACAG CCTAGGTTATATGTTGGGCGAGGAATGCAAGAAACTCAGGTGTCACAATTCAA CTATGCATTTGAG ATAAAGCCTCTAATAGAACCTACACGACTGATAATGAAAGTTGGTGTGCGGAATTATGAATGGCATGAAATTTTCCCAGAAG TGAAGAGTAATGCTGCTGCAATTGTTGCAGTATGGGCGCCAATAATGGTG GTCTATTTCATGGATACACAAATATGGTATTCAGTTTACTGTACGATCTTTGGTGGACTGTATGGTGTTCTGCACCACCTTGGTGAG ATTCGAACTTTAGGCATGTTGAGAGGCCGGTTTCATACTTTACCTTCAGCTTTCAATGCATCCCTTATTCCACACTCAACAAAAGatgagaaaaggagaaaacaaagaggTTTTTTCCCCTTCAATTTAGGCAGG GGGTCTGATGGCCAGAAAAATAGTATGGCCAAGTTTGTCTTGGTCTGGAACCAAGTCATTAACAGTTTCAGAACAGAAGATCTGATAAGTAACAA GGAATTAGATTTGATGACGATGCCGCTGTCATCGGAGGTATTATCAGGAATCATCCGTTGGCCCATTTTCCTCCTTGCAAATAAg TTTTCAACAGCTCTGAGCATTGCAAAAGATTTTGTCGGGAAGGATGAGGTTCTCTATCGAAGGATTCGGAAAGACGAGTACATGTACTACGCAGTAAAAGAGTGCTATGAATCTTTGAAGTACATTCTTCAGATTCTTGTTGTTGGTGATCTTGAGAAAAA GATTATATCTGGTATAATAAACGAGATAGAGGAAAGCATCAGACAGTCAAGTTTGCTTGAAGAATTTAAGATGGCTGAGCTCCCAGCGTTGCATGACAAATGTATTGAGCTGGTTCAACTCCTG GTTGAGGGAAGTGCCGAGCAACTCCAGGTTGAGAAAAGCGAAGAACTGCATGGTAAACTTGTAAAGGCTCTTCAGGATATCTTTGAGCTAGTAACAAATGATATGATGGTACATGGTGACAG AATTCTGGATTTGCTCCAGTCTCGGGAGGGGTCAGGAGAAGACACAGGTATTTTTATGAGGGTTATAGAACCACAGTTGTTTGAATCCTACGGAGAATGGAGATGCATTCATTTTCCGCTGCCAGATAGTGCTTCATTGAGTGAACAG ATCCAGCGTTTTCTGTTATTGTTAACTGTCAAAGATAGTGCAATGGACATACCAGAGAACTTAGATGCTCGGCGGCGCCTATCTTTCTTTGCTACTTCGCTTTTCATGGATATGCCCGATGCTCCGAAAGTACGCAATATGATGTCATTCAG TGTTTTGACACCGCATTATCAGGAGGATATTAACTATTCAACGAACGAACTACATTCCACCAAGTCTAGTGTGTCAATCATCTTTTATATGCAGAAGATTTTTCCAG ATGAGTGGAAAAACTTTCTTGAGCGAATGGGATGTGATAATTTAGACGCCTTAAAGAAAGAGggtaaagaagaagagcttcgAAACTGGGCATCATTTCGTGGACAAACATTGAGTAGAACAG TTCGTGGTATGATGTATTGCCGAGAAGCTCTGAAATTGCAAGCCTTCCTTGACATGGCAGATGACGAGG ATATTCTTGAAGGATACAAGGACGTGGAACGAAGTAACAGACCTTTAGCCGCACAACTTGATGCATTGGCAGATATGAAATTCACGTATGTTGTTTCTTGCCAAATGTTTGGAGCCCAAAAATCATCTGGGGATCCTCACGCGCAGGATATACTTGACCTGATGATAAA GTATCCATCTCTCCGTGTTGCATACGTTGAGGAGAGGGAAGAAATCGTGTTGGATGTTCCAAAGAAGGTTTACTACTCTATATTGGTAAAAGCTGTTAACGGTTTCGATCAG GAAATTTACCGTGTCAAACTTCCTGGACCACCTAACATTGGAGAGGGAAAGCCTGAGAATCAAAATCACGCCATAGTTTTCACTCGAGGTGAAGCACTTCAGACGATCGACATGAACCAA GATCACTACCTGGAAGAGGCTTTCAAAATGAGAAATCTCCTTCAAGAATTTCTTCGAAACCGTGGAAGAAGACCTCCAACAATTCTTGGTTTAAGGGAACACATATTCACCGGAAG TGTTTCTTCTCTAGCATGGTTCATGTCATATCAAGAAACCAGTTTTGTCACAATCGGTCAAAGGCTTCTTGCTAATCCTCTCAG AGTCCGGTTTCACTATGGGCATCCAGATGTCTTCGACAGAATATTTCACATAACAAGGGGTGGCATCAGTAAATCATCGAGAACTATTAACTTAAGCGAGGACGTTTTCGCAG GTTATAATACTACCTTACGACGTGGATGCATAACCTACAATGAGTACCTCCAAGTTGGAAAAGGTCGTGATGTTGGCCTCaatcaaatctcaaagttTGAGGCCAAGGTGGCTAACGGAAACAGTGAACAGACTATTAGCCGTGACATATACCGTTTAGGACAacgttttgatttcttcagaaTGTTGTCTTGTTATTTCACAACCATTGGATTCTACTTCAGTAGCTTG ATTTCCGTGATCGGGATTTATATTTATCTCTATGGTCAACTCTACCTCGTACTCAGTGGGTTGCAGAAGACGCTTATTCTTGAGGCCAAGgtgaaaaacataaaatcattGGAAACAGCCCTTGCCTCTCAATCATTTATCCAGCTAGGTCTCTTGACCGGTCTACCAATGGTGATGGAGATTGGGTTGGAGAAAGGATTTCTTATAGCCTTTCAAGATTTCATACTCATGCAGCTACAGCTTGCTgcattcttcttcactttctctctaGGAACTAAAACGCATTACTTTGGCAGAACAATTCTCCATGGAGGTGCCAAATACAGACCCACAGGGCGTAAAGTAGTGGTGTTCCATGCCAACTTCAGTGAAAATTACAGATTATATTCTCGAAGCCATTTCATCAAAGGTTTTGAGCTCATGATTCTTCTGGTCGTCTACGAGTTGTTCAAGCATACATCTCAAAGCAACATGGCTTACTCATTCATCACTTTCTCAGTGTGGTTCATGTCTTTTACTTGGTTATGCGCCCCGTTTCTCTTCAACCCTTCAGGCTTTACCTGGGAAATAATAGTCGGTGACTGGAGAGACTGGAACAGGTGGATCAAAGAGCAAGGTGGAATAGGGATTCAGCAAGACAAGAGCTGGCAATCTTGGTGGAACGACGAGCAAGCCCATCTACGTGGCTCTGGTGTTGGAGCTCGCTGTTTGGAGATAATTTTGTCCCTCAGGTTCTTTGTGTATCAGTATGGTTTGGTATATCACCTTGACATTACCCAAAGCAACACAAATATCATAGTCTACGCGCTTTCTTGGGTCGTGATTCTCGCCACATTCTTCACAGTCAAG GCAGTAGACCTAGGAAGACAACTCTTCAGCACAAGAAAGCATCTCGTGTTTCGGTTCTTCAAAGTCTTCGTCTTCGTGAGCATACTTACAATCATAATCACTCTAGCAAACATCTGTCACCTCTCTGTCAAGGACCTTCTAGTCTCTTGCTTAGCTTTCTTGCCCACTGGTTGGGGTCTGATTCTG ATTGCACAAGCGGTTAGGCCAAAGATAGAAGGAACGAGCTTATGGGAGTTCACACAGGTTCTTGCTCGAGCTTATGATTATGGAATGGGCGTTGTTCTGTTTGCACCAATGGCTATCTTAGCATGGCTTCCTATTATTTCTGCGTTTCAGACTCGTTTTCTATTCAACGAAGCTTTTAACAGAAGACTTCAAATTCAACCTATTCTTgcagggaagaagaagaatcgatGA